In Marinobacter sp. F4206, a single genomic region encodes these proteins:
- the nusB gene encoding transcription antitermination factor NusB, which yields MSATDDNSPQPAPTGQPKAGDRRRARALAMQGLYQRHFSKSSISDIEAEFMVDNDMSKVDLLYFRDLLRGVHREQADLDKLLEPFLDRPLDEVDAIELAIVRLGAYELKHRLDVPYKVVINEGIEMAKRFGGTEGHKFVNSILDKLSRRLRLAETRPR from the coding sequence ATGAGCGCAACTGACGATAACTCCCCCCAGCCAGCACCAACGGGTCAGCCCAAGGCCGGCGACCGACGTCGTGCGCGTGCTTTGGCGATGCAAGGCCTGTATCAGCGCCATTTCAGCAAAAGCTCAATCTCTGATATTGAAGCTGAGTTCATGGTTGATAATGACATGAGCAAGGTGGATCTGCTGTATTTCCGCGACTTGCTTCGTGGTGTACACCGTGAGCAAGCCGATCTGGACAAGCTGCTGGAGCCTTTCCTGGATCGGCCGCTGGATGAAGTCGATGCCATAGAGTTGGCCATTGTGCGCCTGGGCGCCTACGAGTTGAAGCACCGGCTGGATGTGCCCTACAAGGTGGTGATTAACGAGGGCATTGAGATGGCCAAGCGTTTTGGCGGTACGGAAGGGCACAAGTTCGTCAACAGCATTCTGGACAAGCTCAGTCGTCGTTTACGACTGGCAGAGACACGTCCCCGATAG
- the ribE gene encoding 6,7-dimethyl-8-ribityllumazine synthase, protein MADIKVIEGDFTQCSGRYALVVGRFNGFVVESLVEGALDTLRRHGISSDDIEIIRVPGAYEMPLAVKRVAETSNYDAIIALGAVIRGGTPHFEYVAGEASSGLGAVSLETDVPVTFGVLTVDSIEQAIERSGTKAGNKGAEAAITALEMVSLFKKLGE, encoded by the coding sequence ATGGCAGATATCAAAGTAATTGAAGGTGACTTTACTCAGTGCAGCGGTCGTTATGCACTGGTTGTTGGCCGGTTTAACGGCTTTGTGGTTGAGAGTCTGGTTGAGGGCGCTCTCGACACCCTGCGTCGCCACGGTATTTCCAGCGACGACATTGAGATCATCCGTGTTCCGGGTGCCTACGAAATGCCCTTGGCGGTCAAGCGTGTGGCCGAAACCTCGAACTACGACGCCATCATCGCCCTCGGGGCGGTTATCCGTGGTGGTACCCCCCATTTCGAGTATGTTGCCGGTGAAGCGTCCAGTGGTCTGGGAGCGGTTAGCCTCGAGACCGACGTACCCGTTACCTTCGGTGTCCTGACGGTGGATTCCATTGAGCAGGCGATTGAGCGTTCAGGCACCAAGGCGGGTAACAAAGGCGCCGAAGCGGCGATTACCGCGCTGGAAATGGTCAGCCTGTTCAAGAAACTGGGTGAGTGA